A window of the Danio aesculapii chromosome 10, fDanAes4.1, whole genome shotgun sequence genome harbors these coding sequences:
- the LOC130236812 gene encoding uncharacterized protein LOC130236812, producing the protein MPSGEKRESMEAKRVALLTEVKKKKKDEAEIKKMMQHTFSRRQEVLQEPAIAEFVDRWPALFDICEINFEFMRLTTVPLTSKFLGELDCHSGKLIEIFNAKGGAAGRKISAIMAQMNNNEDVNVRRDCVMSCLSIYLNEDLDTLVKEYVDIESREAEEDMAGKTMGIYKVQSEDHGQGDGRFTDVRVVLEGVEVLHNLQSVTHACVMLYGLIYALNLNYPKSLKCTFEVYQKILMDLDSTKLSPKVQTLD; encoded by the exons ATGCCCAGTGGTGAAAAAAGAGAGAGTATGGAGGCAAAAAGAGTGGCTTTACTGACAGaagtaaaaaagaagaaaaaagatgaGGCTGAGATCAAGAAAATGATGCAGCATACTTTTTCAAGGAGGCAGGAGGTTCTTCAGGAGCCAGCAATTGCAGAGTTTGTAGACAGATGGCCGGCACTTTTTGACATCTGTGAG ATCAACTTTGAATTTATGCGACTGACAACTGTACCTCTGACCTCCAAATTCCTTGGAGAACTGGACTGTCACTCTGGCAAACTGATAGAGATTTTTAATGCCAAAGGTGGTGCTGCAGGAAGAAAGATCAGCGCCATAATGGCCCAGATGAATAAT AATGAAGATGTCAATGTGAGGCGAGATTGTGTGATGAGCTGTCTGAGCATCTATCTCAATGAAGACCTGGACACACTTGTTAAAGAATATGTG GACATTGAATCCAGAGAGGCAGAGGAAGACATGGCAGGAAAGACCATGGGCATCTACAAAGTACAATCAGAGGATCATGGTCAAGGTGATGGACGCTTCACTGATGTCCGTGTTGTGCTGGAAGGTGTGGAGGTTCTCCACAACCTGCAGAGTGTCACTCATGCATGCGTTATGTTATATGGCCTGATCTACGCGCTCAATTTGAACTACCCTAAAAGCCTGAAGTGTACATTTGAGGTGTACCAAAAAATCCTGATGGACCTGGACTCAACCAAGCTTTCCCCGAAAGTACAGACACTGGACTGA